A window from Mytilus galloprovincialis chromosome 8, xbMytGall1.hap1.1, whole genome shotgun sequence encodes these proteins:
- the LOC143043047 gene encoding uncharacterized protein LOC143043047 — protein sequence MAKTFLRLLHPSCRTYWVKHYTVWTHLVLIMSMTCSVSTDTTTESFTTTIKYSISEAITTTVEPSTTVINATTVVPTTTEDAPTNVQHTTTDAATTTVEATTTESITTTVEATTTEAVTTTVEPTTRAITTTVEPTTTEAITTTVEPTTIEAITTTVEPTTTVEPTTTVEHTTTEAVTTTVEPTTTEAVTTTNLSLQLICHYNSVTTTVESTTTETVTTTVEPTTKEDFTTTVEPTTTEAATTSVEPTTIESVTTTVEPTTTESVTTTVEPTTTEAITTTVEPTTTEAATTSVEPTTTESVTTTVEPTTTESVTTTVEPTTTEVVTTTVEPTTTEAFTTTIEPTTTFGPITTEAVTTTVEPTTTEAITTTVEPTTTEAVTTTVEPTTIEAITTTVEPTTTAEPTTTEAITTTVEPTTTEAVTTTVEPTTTEAITTTVEPTTTEAVTTTVEPTTTETVTTTVEPTTTEDFTTTVEPTTTEAITTTVEPTTTEAATTSVEPTTTESVTTTVEPTTTESVTTTVEPTTTEVVTTTVEPTTTEAFTTTIEPTTTFGPITTEAVTTTVEPTTTEAITTTVEPTTTEAVTTTVEPTTIEAITTTVEPTTTAEPTTTEAITTTVEPTTTEAVTTTVEPTTTEAITTTVEPTTTEAVTTTVEPTTTETVTTTVEPTTTEDFTTTVEPTPTEAITTTVEPTTAEAVTTTVEPTTTEAFTTSVEPTTTESVTTTAITTTVEPTTTEAATTTVEPTTTEAVTTTIEPTTTEAVTTTNLSLQLICHYNSVTTTVEPTTTETVTTTVEPTTTEDFTTTVEPTPTEAITTTVEPTTAEPVTTTVEPTTTEAFTTSVEPTTTESVTTTAITTTVEPTTTEAATTTVEPTTTEAVTTTIEPTTTEAVTTTPTTTEAFTTTVEPTTTEAITTTVEPTTTEAATTSVEPTTTESVTTTVEHTTTESVTTTVEYTTTEAVTTTVEPTTSEAFTTTIEPTTTFGPSTTEAVTTTPTTTAEPTTTEAITTTVEPTTTEAVTTTVEPITTEAITTTVEPTTTEAVTTTVEPTTMETVTTTPTTTEAFTTTVEPTTTEAITTTVEPTTTEAATTSVEPTTTESVTTTSTEAVTTTLEPTTIEAITTTVEPTTTAEPTTTEAITTTVEPTTTEAVTTTVEPTTTEAITTTVEPTTTEAVTTTVEPTTTETVTTTVEPTTTEDFTTTVEPTTTEAITTTVEPTTAEAVTTTVEPTTTEAITTTVEPTTTEAITTTVEPTTTEAITTTVEPITTEAVTTTVEPTTTEAVTTTVEPTTTEAITTTEEPTTTEAITTTVEPTTTETVTTTVEPTTTVTITTTVEPTTTEAITTTVEPTTTEAATTSVEPTTTESVTTTVEPTTTESVTTTVEPTTTEAVTTTVEPTTTEAFTTTIEPTTTFRPTTTEAVTTTPTTTAEPTTTEAITTNVEPTTTEAVTTTVEPTTTETVTTTVETTTTEDFTTTVEPTTTEAITTTPTTTVAATTAVEPTTTEAVTSTVEPTTTEAITTTVEATTTGAVTTTEELTTTETVTTTVESTSESFTSTVEHTTMEAITTTVEPTTTEAATTTVEPTTTETVTTTVEPTTKETITTTVEPTTTEAFTTTVEPTTTEADTTTVEPTTTEAITTTVEPTRTAEPTTTEAITTTVEPTTTEAVTTTVEPTTTETVTTTAVTTTVEPTTTEAITITVEPTTTEAATTTVEPTTTEAVTTTIEPTTTEAVTTTPTTTEAATTKVEPTTEAVTTTGEPTTTEAITTTVEPTTTGAVTTTVEPTTETITTVEPTTTEVVTTTVEPTTTEAVTTTVEPTTTEAITTTVEPTTTGTVTSTVEPTTTEAFTSTVKPSTTAEATTTEAITTTVEPTTTVEPTTTEAITTTVEPTTTEAVTTTVEPTTTETVTTTVEPTTTEAVITTVEPTTTEDFTTTVEPTTTESITTTVEPTTTEAATTSVEPTTTESVTTTVEPTTTESVTITEKPTTTEAVTTTVEPTTTEAFTTTVEPTTTDGPTTTEAFTTTVEPTTTEAITTTVEPTTTEAATTTVEPTTTEAVTTTVEPTTTEAVTTTVEPTTTEAITTTVEPTTTEDVTTTVDPTTTETVTTTVEPTTEAITTAEAVTTTVKPTTTEAITTTVEPLTTEAATTTVEPSSTEAVTTTVEPTTTEAVTTTVEPTTTEAIITTVEPTTTEAITTTVEPTTTEAVTTTVEPTTTEAVTTTVEPTTTEAITTTEEPTTTEAITTTVEPTTTEAVTTTAEPTTTETITTTVEPTTTEAFTTTVEPTTTEADTTTVEPTTTEAITTTVEPTTTAEPTTTEAITTTVEPTTTEAVTTTVEPTTTEAITTTVEPTTTEAVTTTVEPTTTETVTTTVEPTTTEDFTKTVEPTTTEVITTTVEPTTTEAATTSVEPTTTESVTTTVELTTTEYVTTTVEPTTTESVTTTVEPTTTEAVTTTPTTTEAFTTTVEPTTTEADTTTVEPTTTLAITTTVEPTTTAEPTTTEAITTTVEPTTTEAKLPLQLCHYNSATTTVEPTTTEAVTTTVERTTTEAITTTVEPNTTGAVTTTVEPTTTEAVTTIVESTTDSFTSTVEHTTTEAITTTVEPTTTEAATTTVEPATTEAVTTTIEPTTTEAVTTTVEPTTTEVITTTVEPTTTEAATTTVEPTTTEAITTTVEPTTTEAITTTVEPTTTEAVTTTVEPTTTETITTTVEPTTTEAVTTTVEPTTTEAVTTTVEPTTTEAITTTVEPTTTGAVTSTVEPTTTEAVTTTVKSTTTEAFTSTVESSTTAEPTTTEAITTTVEPTTTVEPTTTEAITTTVEPTTTESVTITVNPTTTEAVTTTVDPTTTEVITTTVEPTTTDGPTTTEAVTTTVEPTTTEAITTTVEPTTTEAATTTVEPTTTEAVITTVEPTTTEAVTTTVEPTTTEAITTTVEPTTSEAITTTVEPTTTEAATTTVEPATTEAITTTVEPTTTEAITATEAVTTTVKPTTTEAITTTVEPTTTEAATTTVEPTTTEAVTTTVEPTTTAAVTTTVEPTTTEAITTTVEPTTTEANTTTVEPTTTEAVTTTVEPTTTQTITTTVDPTTTEAVTTTVEPTTTEADTTTVEPTTTEAITTTVEPTTTGAVTITVEPTTTEAVTTTVEATTTEAATTTVEPTTTEAVTTTVEPTTTEAITTTVEPTTTEDDITTVDPTTTESVTTTVKPTTTEAVTTTVEPTTTAVTTNVEPTTGAATTTVEPTTGAATTTVEPTTGAFTTTVELTTGAVTTTVEPTTRAATTTVEPTTGAATTTVEPTTGAATTTVEASTGAVTTTVEPTTGAATTTVEPTTGAVTTTVEPTTGAATTTVEPTTGAAATTVEPSTGAVTTTVEQSTQTNGSSINSTKLYSANEADDTLRTLGIVIGAIAAAVIVIAAAIGVAVLKYGGTRNLRRADPFHRRVNPSIEDDIQIESDDELFADYNDSALPPRSTTLIILEPVDSNC from the exons ATGGCGAAGACGTTTCTTAGATTACTACACCCATCATGTCGAACATATTGGGTAAAACATT ATACAGTATGGACTCATCTCGTACTGATCATGTCGATGACGTGTAGTGTATCTACTGATACTACTACAGAATCATTCACCACAACTATAAAGTACTCAATATCGGAAGCcatcactacaactgttgaacctTCTACAACGGTAATTAATGCAACAACTGTTGTACCTACCACAACAGAAGATGCCCCTACAAATGTACAACATACTACAACAGACGCTGCCACGACAACTGTAGAAGCTACAACAACAGAATctatcactacaactgtagaagctactacaacagaagctgtcactacaactgttgaacctacaacaagagctatcactacaactgtagaacctactacaacagaagctatcactacaactgtagaacctacaacaatagaagctatcactacaactgtagaGCCTACTACAACTGTAGAGCCTACTACAACTGTAGAACATACTACAACGGAAgctgtcactacaactgtagaGCCTACTACAACGGAAgctgtcactacaact AATctgtcactacaact AATctgtcactacaact CTGTCACTACAACAGTAGAATCTACAACAACGGAAActgtcactacaactgttgaacctacaACAAAAGAAGATttcactacaactgttgaacctacaacaacagaagctGCCACTACATCTGTAGAACCTACTACAATAGAATctgtcactacaactgtagaacctactacaacagaatctgtcactacaactgtagagcctactacaacagaagctatcactacaactgttgaacctacaacaacagaagctGCCACTACATCTGTAGAACCTACTACAACAGAATctgtcactacaactgtagaacctactacaacagaatctgtcactacaactgtagaacctactacaacagaagttgtcactacaactgttgaacctacaacaacagaagctTTCACTACAACTATAGAACCTACTACAACTTTTGGACCTATTACAACAGAGgctgtcactacaactgtagaacctacaacaacggaagctatcactacaactgttgaaccaACTACAACAGAAgctgtcactacaactgtagaacctactacaatagaagctatcactacaactgttgagCCTACTACAACTGCtgaacctacaacaacagaagctatcactacaactgttgaacctactacaacggaagctgtcactacaacagtagaacctacaacaacagaagctatcactacaactgttgaacctactACAACGGAAGCTGTCACTACAACAGTAGAACCTACAACAACGGAAActgtcactacaactgttgaacctacaacaacagaagatttcactacaactgtagagcctactacaacagaagctatcactacaactgttgaacctacaacaacagaagctGCCACTACATCTGTAGAACCTACTACAACAGAATctgtcactacaactgtagaacctactacaacagaatctgtcactacaactgtagaacctactacaacagaagttgtcactacaactgttgaacctacaacaacagaagctTTCACTACAACTATAGAACCTACTACAACTTTTGGACCTATTACAACAGAGgctgtcactacaactgtagaacctacaacaacggaagctatcactacaactgttgaaccaACTACAACAGAAgctgtcactacaactgtagaacctactacaatagaagctatcactacaactgttgagCCTACTACAACTGCtgaacctacaacaacagaagctatcactacaactgttgaacctactacaacggaagctgtcactacaacagtagaacctacaacaacagaagctatcactacaactgttgaacctactACAACGGAAGCTGTCACTACAACAGTAGAACCTACAACAACGGAAActgtcactacaactgttgaacctacaacaacagaagaTTTCACTACAACTGTAGAGCCTACTCCAacagaagctatcactacaactgttgaacctactACAGCGGAAGCTGTCACTACAACAgtagaacctacaacaacagaagctTTCACTACATCTGTAGAACCAACTACAACAGAATctgtcactacaact gctatcactacaactgttgaaccaACTACAACAGAAGCTGccactacaactgtagaacctactaCAACAGAAGCTGTCACTACAACTATTGAACCTACTACAACGGAAgctgtcactacaact AATctgtcactacaact AATctgtcactacaact CTGTCACTACAACAGTAGAACCTACAACAACGGAAActgtcactacaactgttgaacctacaacaacagaagaTTTCACTACAACTGTAGAGCCTACTCCAacagaagctatcactacaactgttgaacctactACAGCGGAACCTGTCACTACAACAgtagaacctacaacaacagaagctTTCACTACATCTGTAGAACCAACTACAACAGAATctgtcactacaact gctatcactacaactgttgaaccaACTACAACAGAAGCTGccactacaactgtagaacctactaCAACAGAAGCTGTCACTACAACTATTGAACCTACTACAACGGAAgctgtcactacaact CCTACTACAACGGAAGCTTTCACTACAACTGTAGAGCCTACTACAacagaagctatcactacaactgttgaacctacaacaacagaagctGCCACTACATCTGTAGAACCTACTACAACAGAATctgtcactacaactgtagaacaTACTACAACAGAATctgtcactacaactgtagaaTATACTACAACAGAAGctgtcactacaactgttgaacctacaACATCAGAAGCTTTCACTACAACTATAGAACCTACTACAACTTTTGGACCTTCTACAACAGAGgctgtcactacaact CCTACTACAACTGCtgaacctacaacaacagaagctatcactacaactgttgaacctactACAACGGAAGCTGTCACTACAACAGTAGAACCTATAACAacagaagctatcactacaactgttgaacctactACAACGGAAGCTGTCACTACAACAGTAGAACCTACAACAATGGAAACTGTCACTACAACA CCTACTACAACGGAAGCTTTCACTACAACTGTAGAGCCTACTACAACAGAGgctatcactacaactgttgaacctacaacaacagaagctGCCACTACATCTGTAGAACCTACTACAACAGAATctgtcactacaact TCAACAGAAGCTGTCACTACAACTTTAGAACCTACTACAATagaagctatcactacaactgttgagCCTACTACAACTGCtgaacctacaacaacagaagctatcactacaactgttgaacctactACAACGGAAGCTGTCACTACAACAGTAGAACCGACAACAacagaagctatcactacaactgttgaacctactACAACGGAAGCTGTCACTACAACAGTAGAACCTACAACAACGGAAActgtcactacaactgttgaacctacaacaacagaagatttcactacaactgtagagcctactacaacagaagctatcactacaactgtagaacctactacagcggaagctgtcactacaacagtagaacctacaacaacagaagctatcactacaactgtagaacctactacaacagaagctatcactacaactgtagaacctacaacaacagaagctatcactacaactgttgaacctaTTACAACAGAAGctgtcactacaactgttgaacctactacaacggaagctgtcactacaactgtagaacctactacaacagaagctatcactacaactgaagaacctacaacaacagaagctatcactacaactgttgaacctactACAACGGAAACTGTCACTACAACAgtagaacctacaacaacagtaactatcactacaactgttgagCCTACTACAACGgaagctatcactacaactgttgaacctacaacaacagaagctGCCACTACATCTGTAGAACCTACTACAACAGAATctgtcactacaactgtagaacctactacaacagaatctgtcactacaactgtagaacctactacaacagaagctgtcactacaactgttgaacctacaacaacagaagctTTCACTACAACTATAGAACCTACTACAACTTTTAGACCTACGACAACAGAGgctgtcactacaact CCTACTACAACTGCtgaacctacaacaacagaagctatcactacaaATGTTGAACCTACAACAACGGAAGCTGTCACTACAACAGTAGAACCTACAACAACGGAAActgtcactacaactgttgaaACTACAACAACAGAAGATTTCACTACAACTGTAGAGCCTACTACAacagaagctatcactacaact CCTACTACAACGGTAGCTGCCACTACAGCAgtagaacctacaacaacagaagctGTCACTTCAACAgtagaacctacaacaacagaagctatcactacaactgttgagGCTACTACAACGGGAGCTGTCACTACAACAGAAGAACTTACAACAACGGAAActgtcactacaactgttgaaTCTACATCAGAATCTTTCACTTCAACTGTAGAACATACAACAATGgaagctatcactacaactgttgaaccaACTACAACAGAAGCTGccactacaactgtagaacctactaCAACGGAAACTGTCACTACAACAGTAGAACCTACAACAAAAGAAactatcactacaactgttgagCCTACTACAACGGAAGCTTTCACTACAACAGTAGAACCTACAACAACGGAAGCTGATACTACAACAgtagaacctacaacaacagaagctatcactacaactgttgagCCTACTAGAACTGCtgaacctacaacaacagaagctatcactacaactgttgaacctactACAACGGAAGCTGTCACTACAACAGTAGAACCTACAACAACGGAAActgtcactacaact gctgtcactacaactgtagaacctacaACAACGGAAGCTATCACTATAACTGTTGAACCAACTACAACAGAAGCTGccactacaactgtagaacctactaCAACAGAAGCTGTCACTACAACTATTGAACCTACTACAACGGAAgctgtcactacaact CCTACTACAACGGAAGCTGCCACTACAAAAGTAGAACCTACAACAGAAGCTGTCACTACAACAGGagaacctacaacaacagaagctatcactacaactgttgagCCTACTACAACGGGAGCTGTCACTACAACAGTAGAACCTACAACAGAAACTATCACAACTGTTGAGCCTACAACAACGGAAGTTGTCACTACAACAGTAGAACCTACAACAACGGAAGCTGTCACTACAACAgtagaacctacaacaacagaagctatcactacaactgttgagCCTACTACAACGGGAACTGTCACTTCAACAgtagaacctacaacaacagaagctTTCACTTCAACTGTAAAACCTTCTACAACTGCTGAAGCTACAACAacagaagctatcactacaactgttgaacctactacaacagtagaacctacaacaacagaagctatcactacaactgttgaacctactACAACGGAAGCTGTCACTACAACAGTAGAACCTACAACAACGGAAActgtcactacaactgtagaacctactaCAACAGAAGCTGTCATtacaactgttgaacctacaacaacagaagaTTTCACTACAACTGTAGAGCCTACTACAACAGAAtctatcactacaactgttgaacctacaacaacagaagctGCCACTACATCTGTAGAACCTACTACAACAGAATctgtcactacaactgtagaacctactaCAACAGAATCTGTCACTATAACTGAAAAACCTACTACAACAGAAgctgtcactacaactgtagaacctacaacaacagaagctttcactacaactgtagaacctactaCAACTGATGGACCTACTACAACAGAGGCTttcactacaactgtagaacctacaacaacggaagctatcactacaactgttgaaccaACTACAACAGAAGCTGccactacaactgtagaacctactacaacagaagctgtcactacaactgttgaacctactacaacggaagctgtcactacaactgtagaacctactacaacagaagctatcactacaactgttgaacctactACAACAGAAGATGTCACTACAACAGTAGATCCTACAACAACGGAAActgtcactacaactgttgaacctacaACAGAAGCTATCACTACAGCAGAGGCTGTCACTACAACTGTAAAACCTACAACAACGgaagctatcactacaactgttgaaccaCTTACAACAGAAGCTGccactacaactgtagaacctTCTTCTACAGAAGctgtcactacaactgttgaacctactacaacggaagctgtcactacaactgtagaacctactacaacagaagctatcattacaactgtagaacctacaacaacagaagctatcactacaacagttgaacctactacaacagaagctgtcactacaactgttgaacctactacaacggaagctgtcactacaactgtagaacctactacaacagaagctatcactacaactgaagaacctacaacaacagaagctatcactacaactgttgaacctactacaacggaagctgtcactacaacagcagaacctacaacaacagaaactatcactacaactgttgagCCTACTACAACGGAAGCTTTCACTACAACAGTAGAACCTACAACAACGGAAGCTGATACTACAACAGTAGAACCTACTACAACAGAAGCTATTACTACAACTGTTGAGCCTACTACAACTGCtgaacctacaacaacagaagctatcactacaactgttgaacctactacaacggaagctgtcactacaacagtagaacctacaacaacagaagctatcactacaactgttgaacctactACAACGGAAGCTGTCACTACAACAGTAGAACCTACAACAACGGAAActgtcactacaactgttgaacctacaacaacagaagaTTTCACCAAAACTGTAGAGCCTACTACAACAGAGGttatcactacaactgttgaacctacaacaacagaagctGCCACTACATCGGTAGAACCAACTACAACAGAATctgtcactacaactgtagaactTACTACAACAGAATAtgtcactacaactgtagaacctacGACAACAGAATctgtcactacaactgtagaacctactacaacagaggctgtcactacaact CCTACTACAACGGAAGCTTTCACTACAACAGTAGAACCTACAACAACGGAAGCTGATACTACAACAGTAGAACCTACAACAACATTAGCTATTACTACAACTGTTGAGCCTACTACAACTGCtgaacctacaacaacagaagctatcactacaactgttgaacctactACAACAGAAGCT AAGCTGccactacaact ctgtcactacaact CTGCCACTACAACAgtagaacctacaacaacagaagctGTCACTACAACAGTAGAACGTACAACAACAGAAGCAATCACTACAACTGTTGAGCCTAATACAACGGGAGCTGTCACTACAACAGTAGAACCTACAACAACGGAAGCTGTCACTACAATAGTTGAATCTACAACAGACAGTTTCACTTCAACTGTAGAACATACAACAACGgaagctatcactacaactgttgaaccaACTACAACAGAAGCTGccactacaactgtagaacctGCTACAACAGAAGCTGTCACTACAACTATTGAACCAACTACAACGGAAgctgtcactacaactgtagaacctactacaacagaagttatcactacaactgtagaacctacaacaacagaagctgccactacaactgtagaacctactacaacagaagctatcactacaactgttgaacctacaacaacagaagctatcactacaactgttgaacctactacaacggaagctgtcactacaacagtagaacctacaacaacagaaactatcactacaactgttgagCCTACTACAACGGAAGCTGTCACTACAACAGTAGAACCTACAACAACGGAAGCTGTCACTACAACAgtagaacctacaacaacagaagctatcactacaactgttgagCCTACTACAACGGGAGCTGTCACTTCAACAGTAGAACCTACAACAACGGAAGCTGTCACTACAACTGTTAAATCTACAACAACAGAAGCTTTCACTTCAACTGTAGAATCTTCTACAACTGCtgaacctacaacaacagaagctatcactacaactgttgaacctactacaacagtagaacctacaacaacagaagctatcactacaactgttgaacctactACAACAGAATCTGTCACTATAACTGTAAACCCTACTACAACAGAAGctgtcactacaactgttgaCCCTACAACAACAGAAGTtatcactacaactgtagaacctactaCAACTGATGGACCTACTACAACAGAGgctgtcactacaactgtagaacctacaacaacggaagctatcactacaactgttgaaccaACTACAACAGAAGCTGccactacaactgtagaacctactaCAACAGAAGCTGTCATtacaactgttgaacctactacaacggaagctgtcactacaactgtagaacctactacaacagaagctatcactacaactgtagaacctacaacttcagaagctatcactacaactgtagaacctacaacaacagaGGCTGccactacaactgtagaacctgctacaacagaagctatcactacaactgtagaacctacaacaacagaagctaTCACTGCAACAGAGGCTGTCACTACAACTGTAAAACCTACAACAACGgaagctatcactacaactgttgaaccaACTACAACAGAAGCTGccactacaactgtagaacctactacaacagaagctgtcactacaactgttgaacctactACAACGGCAgctgtcactacaactgtagaacctactacaacagaagctatcactacaactgtagaacctacaacaacagaagctaacactacaactgtagaacctacaacaacagaagctgtcactacaactgtagaacctactacaacacaaactatcactacaactgttgatCCTACTACAACGGAAGCTGTCACTACAACAGTAGAACCTACAACAACGGAAGCTGATACTACAACAgtagaacctacaacaacagaagctatcactacaactgttgaacctactACAACGGGAGCTGTCACTATAACAGTAGAACCTACAACAACGGAAgctgtcactacaactgtagaaGCTACCACAACGGAGGCTGccactacaactgtagaacctactacaacggaagctgtcactacaactgttgaacccACTACAACTgaagctatcactacaactgttgaacctactACAACAGAAGATGACATTACGACTGTTGATCCTACTACAACAGAATCTGTCACTACAACAGTAAAACCGACAACAACAGAAGctgtcactacaactgttgaacctacaACAACAGCTGTCACTACAAATGTGGAACCTACAACAGGAGCTGCCACGACAACTGTGGAACCTACAACAGGAGCTGCCACGACAACTGTGGAACCGACAACAGGAGCTTTCACTACAACTGTGGAACTTACAACAGGAGCTGTCACTACAACTGTGGAACCTACAACAAGAGCTGCTACGACAACTGTGGAACCTACAACAGGAGCTGCTACGACAACTGTGGAACCTACAACAGGAGCTGCCACGACAACTGTGGAAGCTTCAACAGGAGCTGTCACTACAACTGTGGAACCTACAACAGGAGCTGCCACGACAACTGTGGAACCTACAACAGGAGCTGTCACTACAACTGTGGAACCTACAACAGGAGCTGCCACGACAACTGTGGAACCTACAACAGGAGCTGCAGCGACAACTGTGGAACCTTCAACAGGAGCTGTCACTACAACTGTGGAACAGTCTACACAAACTAATGGCAGCAGCATAAATTCGACAAAACTTTATTCAG CTAACGAAGCAGACGACACCCTTCGAACCCTTGGTATTGTCATCGGTGCCATAGCAGCCGCTGTAATCGTCATCGCTGCGGCCATTGGTGTGGCAGTACTAAAGTATGGTGGCACGAGAAACCTCAGACGAGCTGATCCATTCCATCGAAGAGTCAATCCTTCAATAGAGGATGACATTCAAATTGAATCTGACGATGAACTTTTCGCCGACTATAACGACAGTGCTCTTCCTCCGCGTTCAACAACACTTATAATACTAGAACCAGTAGATTCAAACTGCTGA